The genomic region TCGTTGACCGTCTCTACGACATGCTCGAGCGGATCGAGCGCGCCCAGGACAATGTCACCGTCGTCCGCCTGAAGGACGTCGTGCAGGGGCGGTGGAACGATGAACTTCACCCGCGGAAGGTAGCGTCGCAGGACCTGGCGCAGAAGTTCGTCTCGGTGATGGAGCCTTCGGTGTGATACGGGGCTGCTGCGCCGCGCTCATCCGCATTAGTCCGCGCTGAGCGCCACCGCTGGCTGCAGCCGCGACGCGTTTCTGGCTGGCAGGTAGCCGAAGAGCAAGCCGGTGAGGAATGAACAGGCAAAGGCGAGGGCCACTGGCCCACCAGTGAAGCTCACCGGCATGCCGAAGGTCTTTGCGAGAGCGCCGGTTCCGAGGCCCGCAACGACGCCGATCGCGCCGCCGATCGCAGAGACTACCAGCGCCTCCACAAGGAACTGAACGAGGATGTCGCGCTGGCGGGCTCCGGTGGCCATGCGCACGCCGATCTCGCGGGTTCGCTCGCTGACACTCACCAGCATGATGTTCATGACGCCGATGCCGCCAACCAGCAGCGAAATCGCCGCGACCGAGCCGAGGAAGAGTTTCAAGGTGTTCGATGTGTCGGTGAAGGCCTCCCGCACCGACGACATGTTGGTGATCTGCGTATCCTCCCTCTTGTGGCGTTCGTTGAGCAACGCCTGTATCCGCTCCTGCGTCAGGTCGATCGCCGAGGCGTCCTCGACCTTGATGGTGATGGTGCGGATGTTGCGCTGGCCGAAGATGCGCATGCTGCCTGTGGTGAGCGGCACGAGCACAACGTCGTCCTGATCGTTGCCGCCGGCGCTCGCGCCCTTTTCGTTCATAACGCCGATCACCTGGAAGGGGATCTTGTTGACGAGCACGTATTGGCCGATCGGATCGGAGCCGTCCGCAAACAGGGTTTTGACCACGGTCTGCCCGAGAACCGCGACGGGCGCATAGCCTTCCATGTCGTTGCGGTTAATGAACTCGCCGCGGCCGATGCTCCAGGATTTCGCCTCGGTGAATTGCGGCGCCGTGCCGTTGGCCGTCGTCTGATAGTCGATATTGCCGCGCCGGAGCGTCACCGTCGTCGTCATTTCCGGCACGGCGAAGGCGACATTCGGCACTCCGAGAATTGCGTCGGCATCTGCGGGCACCAGCGTGACGTTGCTTCCTCCCGCGCTGCCGCGGAAATTGGCCATGCTCGGGCGCACCAGCAGAAGATCCGAGCCCATCGAGGAAATGCGGCTGAGCACGAAATCCTGCGCACCGGTGCCGATCGCCAACATGGCGACGACCGAGCCGACGCCGATGACGATGCCGAGCAGCGTCAGGATCGTGCGGAAGAGATTGGCGCGCAGCGCCCGCATCGCCATCTTCACCGCTTCGGAGACATCCGCAATCGCGGCGAAACCCTCGCGCGTGCGCTGGGCGAGGCCGACCGCCGCGTCCGGATTGCTGCGGCCCTTCTTGGTGCGATCGGCAATGATGCGCCCGTCGCGGATCTCAATCAGCCGGTCAGCCTGTTCGGCGACCTCCCGCGAGTGGGTGATCACGATCACCGTGTGGCCGTCCTCGTTCATTTCGCGCAGGAGCGCCAGCACCTCCTCGCCGCTCTGGCTGTCGAGCGCGCCGGTCGGCTCGTCGGCAAGGATGACGCGGCCGCCGTTCATCAGAGCGCGTGCAATCGAGACGCGCTGCTGCTGGCCGCCGGAAAGCTGGCTTGGCCGATGATCGAGCCGGTCACCCAGCTTCAGGGATTCGAGAAGCGCCTGCGCGCGCTTATGCCGGTCCTGTGCGGACACGCCGGCATAGACCGCGGGCACTTCGACGTTCTCCTGCGCGCTCGCAGTCGGGATCAGATTGTAGGCCTGGAAGACGAAGCCGAAGGTGCGGCGGCGCAGCGCCGCGAGCTCGTCGCCATTAAAACCGGAAACCTTTTCGCCGTCGATCAGGTAGTCGCCCGAGGTCGGCTGATCGAGGCAGCCGAGAATGTTCATCAGCGTCGATTTGCCCGAGCCGGACTGGCCGATGATCGCGACGAATTCGCCGGCCTCTATGTCGAGCGAGATATTATGCAAGACCTCGACGGCGAGATCGCCGTTGAAAAAAGTCTTGCTGAGATCCTTGAGCGAGATGAGGGCGGCCATCGGCGTGCTCAGAACATCCGCGGCATGCGCAGGCCGCGGAGTGAGCGGGTATTGCGCATGCTGTTGCCGGTGGAAGCCGACGCCGTATCGACGACGACGCGCTCGCCTTCCTCGAGGCCGTGGACGATTTCGGCGCTGACGCGGTTGCGGATACCGACCTCGACCTCGCGGGTCTCCGTCGCGCCCGAAGGCCTAACGACCGTCACTTCCGTTTTCGACGGTGTGCCCGGCGCGCGCTCGCCATTGGTTTTGATCGCTGCGCTCGGGACGACGAGCACGTCCTTGGCGGCGGCTTGAACGAAGAAGACCTGCGCGCTCATCGACATCATCAGTTCGCCGGTCGGGTTCGGAACATCGAAGAGGGCGTAATAGAGGACGACGTTGTTTGCCGTGTCCGGCATCGGCTCAATCTGGCGCAACTTGCCGGTGAAGCGTCTGCCCGGCTGGCCGAGCAGGGAGAAATAGGCGTCCATGCCGATCTTCAGCTTGCCGACATCGGCCTCGGAGACCTGGGCCTTGACCGTCATCGTCGAAAGATCGGCAATGGTGACGATCGTCGGCGCAGTCTGATTGGCGTTGAGCGTCTGGCCTTCCTTGGCAGGGTTGGCGACGATCGTGCCGGCCATCGGCGCATAGATCTTGGTGTAGCCGAGATCGACCTTGTCGCCGGCAAGCGCAGCCTGCTGCTTGCGGATCTGCGCCTCGATCGCGTGCACGTCGGCGCTCGCAGCCACATGGTCGGCCACGGCCTGCTCAAGTGTCGCTTGCGAGACGCTGTTGCTGGCGACCAGATTGCGCTGACGCTCGATATTCGCCTGTTTCAGAACGAGCTGCGCCTTTTTCGACACGAGCTGCGCCTCGAGATTGGCGAGTTCGGCCTGATCGATCTCGATCCTGTTCTCGATGGTGGCCGGATCGATCTCGGCGACAAGCTGATTCTGCTCGACCTTGTCGCCGATCTGGACATGTAGCGACTTCAACTGACCGGACACCTGTGCGCCGGCATCGACGGATTTGATCGCGTGGAGAGTGCCGACAGCAGTCACGCTGCTTTCGATATCGGCGCGCGTGACGACCTCCGTGATCATCGTCGCGGCCGGCTGCGAGCCGTATTGGCTCCAGGCGTAATAGCCTCCGCCGAGAACGGAAAGGATGACAGGGGCGGCGACCCAAAGGCGCGAGCGGCGCTTCTTTCGAGGCGGCGCCGGCGCAGGAATGACGGTCACGTTGGGCGGCGCCAAACTGCGCGCCGTCACGTCTTCCCTCGTCTGGGCCGTTTTTCCCATGCGCGTGCTCAGCTTGCTCCCCGATCGGGCGATGTGTGTCATTAAGATAAAGGTGAACGCGACCAGCGAAAAGCATTGAGATCATTATATTTTTGTAATGTGCGCCGGGGAGGGCACGGCAGGACGGTGTGGCGGGCTCCGCCCGAGGCGGAAAGCTTATTTCGGCCAGCAGCTTAGGTCCGCCCCCGGAGCGCACGATCGAAATCAGCGGCGCGGCTCGATGAGC from Sinorhizobium garamanticum harbors:
- a CDS encoding MacB family efflux pump subunit, which encodes MAALISLKDLSKTFFNGDLAVEVLHNISLDIEAGEFVAIIGQSGSGKSTLMNILGCLDQPTSGDYLIDGEKVSGFNGDELAALRRRTFGFVFQAYNLIPTASAQENVEVPAVYAGVSAQDRHKRAQALLESLKLGDRLDHRPSQLSGGQQQRVSIARALMNGGRVILADEPTGALDSQSGEEVLALLREMNEDGHTVIVITHSREVAEQADRLIEIRDGRIIADRTKKGRSNPDAAVGLAQRTREGFAAIADVSEAVKMAMRALRANLFRTILTLLGIVIGVGSVVAMLAIGTGAQDFVLSRISSMGSDLLLVRPSMANFRGSAGGSNVTLVPADADAILGVPNVAFAVPEMTTTVTLRRGNIDYQTTANGTAPQFTEAKSWSIGRGEFINRNDMEGYAPVAVLGQTVVKTLFADGSDPIGQYVLVNKIPFQVIGVMNEKGASAGGNDQDDVVLVPLTTGSMRIFGQRNIRTITIKVEDASAIDLTQERIQALLNERHKREDTQITNMSSVREAFTDTSNTLKLFLGSVAAISLLVGGIGVMNIMLVSVSERTREIGVRMATGARQRDILVQFLVEALVVSAIGGAIGVVAGLGTGALAKTFGMPVSFTGGPVALAFACSFLTGLLFGYLPARNASRLQPAVALSAD
- a CDS encoding efflux RND transporter periplasmic adaptor subunit, giving the protein MGKTAQTREDVTARSLAPPNVTVIPAPAPPRKKRRSRLWVAAPVILSVLGGGYYAWSQYGSQPAATMITEVVTRADIESSVTAVGTLHAIKSVDAGAQVSGQLKSLHVQIGDKVEQNQLVAEIDPATIENRIEIDQAELANLEAQLVSKKAQLVLKQANIERQRNLVASNSVSQATLEQAVADHVAASADVHAIEAQIRKQQAALAGDKVDLGYTKIYAPMAGTIVANPAKEGQTLNANQTAPTIVTIADLSTMTVKAQVSEADVGKLKIGMDAYFSLLGQPGRRFTGKLRQIEPMPDTANNVVLYYALFDVPNPTGELMMSMSAQVFFVQAAAKDVLVVPSAAIKTNGERAPGTPSKTEVTVVRPSGATETREVEVGIRNRVSAEIVHGLEEGERVVVDTASASTGNSMRNTRSLRGLRMPRMF